A window of Longimicrobiaceae bacterium genomic DNA:
GCGCTCGTCGGCGGCCAGCGCGGCGTAGGCATTCGGAAGCGCGGCGTCCACGTCGCGCGGGAGGAGCGAGCGCCCCCGCCCGGCGATCTCCGCGGCGCGCCCGGAGAGGAAGAGGCCGATCGCCCCGGCCTCACGGGGGGAGCATCCCATCCCCAGCAGCGCCCCCGCGACGCCGGAGAGGGTGTCGCCCATCCCGCCGGTGGCGATCCCGGAGTGGCCCGCGACGCTCACCAGCGTCGGCTCGCCGGGGGCGGCGACCAGCGACGGCGCGCCCTTCAGGAGCACGGTGCAGCGGAATCGCGCGGCGATTTCCGCCGCCGCGGCGAACGGATCAGAGGTGATCTCCGGGATCCCGCACGCCAGCAGGCGCGAGGCTTCGCCGGGGTGGGGGGTAAGGAGGAGCGGAGCGCGGATCTCGTCGCGCAGGTCCGGTTCGCGGGCGAGGAGCGTCACGGCGTCCGCATCCAGGAGGAGCGGGGCGTCGCCGCTTCGGGCGACACGGAGGAGGAGGTCGAGGTCGGCTTCTCCCGTCCCCATCCCCGGCCCCGCCACGATCGAGTCGGCAATCCCCAGCGCGTCCTCCACCTCGCCGGAGGCACGGTCGGTGAACAGCGCCTCGGGCACCGCCTGCTGCAGGACCACGCGGTTGTCGGCATGGGAGACGACGCGCACCATCCCCGCCCCCGCCCGCAGCGCGCCCATCGCCACCATCACGGCTGCGCCCCCCACCCCGCTCCGCCCGGCGACGGCGCACACCGTGCCCAACGTTCCCTTGTGCGCGTTCGCGGGGACGCGGGGGAGGCGGGCGCGTACCCACGCTTCCGTGACGGCCCGCGCGTGGGCGGCACCCGGCGCGAGGGGTGGGAACCCGACCTCCACCACGACGACGCGGCCTGCCAGCTCCCGGCCGGGAAAGAGCAGCAGCCCGCGCTTGGGCGTGGCGAAGGTCACCGTGACCGCGGCGCGGACGGCGGCCCCCTCCGCCCGGCCGGTGGTCATGTCCACCCCGGACGGTCCGTCGAGCGCGACCACGGGGCGGCCCGAGGCGTTGATCGCCTCGATCACCTCGGCCGCCGACGCGCGCGGAGCGCCCTTCGCCCCCGTGCCGAGGATTCCGTCGACCACGACTTCGGCGCCGCGGAACGCGGCCGCGGCCTCGGAGGCGGGGACGACCTCCAGCTCCCAGTCGTGGAGCAGGGCCCGGTCGGGGAGCCCGCTCGCCGCCTGCACGGCAGCGACCTCCCGCCCCCGCGCGGCGAGGGTCCGCAGGAGCACCAGCGCGTCCCCTCCGTTGTTGCCGCCGCCCACGGCGGCCACCACGCGCCCCTCGGGGTGGAGCCGGGCGACGACCTCCGCGGCGGCGCGGCCGGCGGCCTCCATCAGCACGCGCTCGGGAATCCCCCGCTCCTGGATGGCGCGGCGGTCCCAGGCGCGCATCTCGTCGGCGGTGAGCACGGGGACGCCGCCCGCGGCGAAGGGGCGCTCGCGGTCCGCATCGGACACGGGGGGTCGGGCGAGGTCGGGCATGGGCGGAGGAGGAGCCGGGATGAGCGACGCCCACGGCGGGTACCGTGGGCGTTCGAAAGTCTTCACGAGGGCGAGCCGCCCTACTTGTAGCTCTGACCGATTGTGCGTCCGAAGCTGATCTCCCCGTTGTCGATCCGGATGTTGAAGCCGCAATCAGGGTTGGTGCACACCCACGCCTTGTAGGTGATGGGGGCGCCGTCCCGCCCGTAGTCGGACAGGGGGACCAGAAGGCCCTTGTCGCACTTCTGGCACTGCGGAAACTCGCGCTCGTTCGGCATCGATCATCCCCTCCCCTCAACAGGTGCGAACGCGGGGGCGCCGCCCGCCCCCGTTGTAGCGGGCGCCACCGCCCGCAATCCCCGTTCCACACATCGCGGCTTCAGGAGAGCGCCCGACCCTTCAGCCGCGCAGCTCCCGGGGAGCCGCCCAGGGATAGTCGCGCTCGAAGGCGTGGCTGAAGTCGTACACCCCGTCGAAGTCGTCCAGGTCGTCCGTCTCCTGCTTGACCAGTACGCCGCACTCCACCAGCGCGAAGACGAGGGAGCCCAGGTCGCGCGTGGAGCGGATCCCCCAGAACTCCAGGACGGAGCGGGCCATGGGGCCGTACCGCTCGATCGCCAGGTCGCGGCACCCCTCGGTCAGCTCCCGCCCGGTGATGTGGCGGGTTTCGCCGAGGCGCTCGATGGTGTAGTGGAGCCCGGAGAGGATGAAGAGGTAGGCCGTCTCGTGGTAGCACGGGTACCGCTTCCGCAGGTGGTCGATGACCACGTCGGCGAGCACCAGCTCGCTCATGGCCCTTCCCCGCCGCGGCCGGACCGCGGGGTGCGGGCCGGGGTGAGAGTCGTCACGCGCATTCCTTCGTCCAAACGGGTGGCCGGCGCGGCCCTCGGTGAGGCCCGGAATGGGGGGCCGGAAGGCCGATCGGTCCTTTCTGTACCGCGGTCACCGGATCTCGTTCCGATACAGCACCGTTTCCCCGGTTCGCTCCGGCGCCACCGAGCCCGCCGTCTCCTCCCGCAGGAGCTCCGCGACGGCCTCCTCGGCCCCCGCTCCGACCGCGAACTCCACCTCGCCCAGGCTCCCTCCCTCGGCGTACCCGTGCTCCACCTCGTCCGCCCCCACGCGCTCCAGCATCCGCATGACCGCGGCGGTGTGCTCGTACGGATAGCGCACCCGCAGCCGCACCGCGCGCATCCCCGCCCGCCTTGGCGCCGCCTCCAGCGCGAGCGCCGCGGCCTCCCCGTACGCCCGCACCAGCCCGCCCACTCCCAGCTTGGTCCCCCCGAAGTAGCGCGTCACCACCACGCAGCAGTCCGTCACCCCCGCCCCGTCGATCATGGCGAGGATCGGCGCCCCCGCGCTCCCGGAGGGCTCCCCCGCATCGTTCGCGCGCCCCGTCCCGTCGCGCAGCCGCCACGCCGAGCAGTGGTGCGCCGCGTCGAACATCTCCTTCGCCCGCCCCGCCACCACCGCCCGCGCCTCCTCCTCCGTCTCCACCGGCACGGCGAGCGCGTGGAAGGTGGAGGCCCTGACGCGGGTGTCGGCCTCCCCCGGCCCGGCGAGTGTGACGAACGATTCGGCGCTCACGAGACCCCCAATGCGAGAAACGCCCGCCGGTGAGGGCGGGCGCCGAATATTCCGGGCGGTTGAAACCGCTGCTTCATACGGTGCACGCGCAGCGTGCAGCGCCACAACGGCACGAAGCCCGCCTGCGCGGGCCGTTCCCGCTGTTCCGCCGTTCCCTGCCGTTCCCGAAAGACGTTGCGGAGGGAGACAGCCGGGCAGTTTCGGCTGGCTCCCGGAGCCGGAGCGGAGACCCGGGGGCTGTTTCCCGGGTCTCCGCGACCCGCGCAGGAGACAAGCCGCTGTTTGGCTTGGCTCCGGAGCGGCCCCTAACGCAGAAGCTAAACGCCCGCGAGCTCCGCCACCTCGTCCAGGTAGTACTCCAGCCCCAGGTGCGTGATCTGCTCCTCGCCCATGAGCCAGCGGAGCGTGTTCTTCAGCTTCATCTGCTGGATGAACAGGTCGTGCTCCGGGTACACCTCTTCCGCGTGCATCGGGCTCTTGAGGTAGAACGAGAGCCACTCCTGGATCCCGTGCATCCCCGAGCGCGAGGCCAGGTCCAGGAAGAGCGCCAGGTCCAGCACGATGGGCGCGGCGAGGATGGAGTCCCGGCAGAGGAAGTCCACCTTGATCTGCATGGGGTAGTCCAGCCACCCGCGGATGTCGATGTTGTCCCACCCCTCCTTCGCGTCCCCACGCGGCGGGTAGTAGTTGATCCGCACCTTGTGGTAGATCTTGCCGTACAGCTCCGGGTACACCTCCGGCTGCAGGATGTACTCCAGCACCCCGAGCTTGGACTCCTCCTTGGTCTTGAACGACTCCGGGTCGTCCAGCACCTCGCCGTCGCGGTTCCCCAGGATGTTCGTGGAGTACCAGCCGTCCACGCCCAGCATGCGGGCCTTGAAGGCGGGCGCCAGGACGGTCTTCATCAGGGTCTGCCCCGTCTTGAAGTCCTTCCCGGCCACCGGCACCTCGTTCTGCGCGGCCAGCTCCAGCATGGCCGGGAAGTCGACGGACAGGTTCGGCGCGCCGTTGGCGTAGGGCACGCCCTCCTTGAGCGCGGCGTACGCGTACAGCATGCTCGGGGCGATGGCGTCGTCGTTCTCGTCCAGCGCCTTCTCGAAGGCGTCCAGCGACTGGTGCACGGGGCCGGGGCGGATGAACACCTCGGTGGAGCCGCACCACACCATCACCAGCCGGTCGCACCCCTTCTCGGCCTTGAAGCGGCGGATGTCCTCACGCAGCGCCTCGGCCCACTCGCGCTTGCTGGTGCCGGGCTTCACGTGCACGCCCTCCAGCTTCTTGACGTAGCGCTGGTCGAAGGCGGCCGGCATGGGCTCGATGGACTTCAGGAAGTCGGCGATGGGCTCGATGTGCTCGTGCTTGTCGAGCACGCCGGCCTTGCGCGCCGCCTCGTACGCGTTGTCCGGGAACGGGTCCCACGCGCCGAAGACGATGTCGTTCAGCTCGGCGAGGGGGACGAAGTCCTTGATCATGGGCGAGCGCTTCTCGCTGCGCTTGCCCAGGCGGATGGTCCCCATCTGCGTAACGCTGCCGATGGGGCGGCCCAGGCCGCGCCGGGCCAGCTCCACCCCGGCGATCAGGGTGGTGGAGACGGCGCCGAGCCCGGGAAGGAGGATCCCGAGGCGGCCCCCGGCGGGGCGCGGGTTCTTGATATCGTTGCTCATGGTTGGCCTTGGTTGCTGGAGCGTGTCGGTTCGTGGCGGGCCGGCGGGGTCGGCGACGCGTTCTCCGGGACCCGCGTGAAACGGTACACCCAGACGATCCGCTGGACCGCGGTGAAGTTGGTCAGGATCGCCATGGCGATCAGCACCCCCTTCAACACCAGTCCCTGCCACAGAGTGCCGAAGAAGAGCGCGGCGATGCCGATGAGGACGATCCGCTCGGGGCGCTGCATCATCCCCACCTTGCAGTCGATCCCCAGCCCCTCGGCGCGGGCGCGGGTGTACGACACCATGAGCGAGCCGGCCATGGCCAGCAGCACGGTGTAGATCATCCCCACGTCGCCCAGCTCGACGCGGTAGTCGTTGTACAGCGAAAGGATCCCCAGGAAGACGACCACCTCGGAGATCCGGTCCAGCGTGGAGTCGTAGAACGAGCCGAACGCTGAGGCGAGCCCGCTGGCCCGCGCCACCCGCCCGTCGAAGACGTCGAACAGCCCGCCCAGGAGCACCAGCAGCCCGCCCAGGGGGACGCTCCCCCAGTGGAAGGCGAGGCCGGCCGAGCAGGTGACGAGGAACCCCGCGGTCGTGATGGCATTGGGGTGGACCCCGCGGCGCACCAGCCAGTCGGTCACCGGGTCCAGGAGACCGAGGACGGTGTTCTCCACCCAGGGGTTACGAAGCCCCATTCGCGTCCGGGCTCAGGAGGGGAGGATGATCCGGCTCTGCGCGCCGGCCTCGATCCCGCGCGCGATCTCCTCGTTGATCCGCGTCATCACGCGGTCGAAGTTGCTCTGCGCGGCGACCAGCCCCTGGTAGACGGAGTTCCCCTGGATCTCCCCCACCAGCCGCTCGTACTCGTCCTGCAGCTCCTGCGACGGCTCCGCGCCGCGGTGCAGCGAGAGCGCCAGCTCGTCCTGCAGCTCCGCCAGGCGGTTCATCCTCGTCACCGCCTCGCGGTCGTCGGAGAGCCGGTCGTTGGCGCGCTTCAGGGCCTTGTACTCGTCGGTCTGCGCGAGCAGCCGGCCCACCTCGCGCGCCCTCTCCCACATCGCATCCATGCTCACTCCCTGTTGCCCCGTTCTGCGGTGACGATCCGGTCGCGCCCCTCCAGGTCCCTGCGCACCACGGGCTCGGTGAGGCCGTCCGCGGCGCGAATCAGCTCGGATACCGCCTCCGCCTGCCGCCAGCCGATCTCCAGGGCCAGCAGCCCCCCCGGCCGGAGCATCTCCGGCGCCCCGGACACGATCTCGCGGATCACGTCCAGCCCTGCATCGCCCGCGAAGAGCGCCAGCGCCGGCTCCCAGTCGCGCACCTCGGCGCCCAGCGAGTCGCGCTCCGCCTCGCCGACGTACGGCGGGTTGGAGACCACCACGTCGAAGCTCTGGCCGCGAACCGGCGCGTAGACCGGCCCGTGGTGGAACTCGACCGGCGACGCGGGGGCCGCCGCGGCGTGGTTGGCGCGCGCAACCTCCAGCGCGTCGGCGGAGACGTCCGTGGCGGCCACGCGGGCGAAGGGGCCCTCGGTCGCCAGGCTCAGTGCGATGGCGCCGGATCCGGTCCCCACGTCCAGCGCGTGCAGCCCTTCCCTCCCCCGTGCCCAGGCGAGCACCGTGTCCACCAGGATCTCGGTCTCGGAGCGGGGGATCAGGACGCGTCGGTCGACGCGGAGGACCAGGTCGCGGAAGGCGGCTTCACCCTCAATGTACTGCAGCGGCTCCCGCTTCGCACGCCTCCGGAGCCGGACCTTGAACTCGGCCAGCTCTTCCGGGGTCAGCGGCCGGTCGAACTGGAGGTAGAGGTCGAGCCGCTTGAGGCGCAGCGTCCCGGCGAGAAGCAGCTCCGCGTTGAGGCGGGGATTCTCGAACCCGCGCTCCCTAAGGTACCCCTCCGTCCAGCGGACCATCTCCATGACGGTCCAGACCTTACGCTCTGCTTCCGAAGACACGCTGATGCTACTCACCAATGCCTTGGATGGTTAGCCGCAGAGAAATCGTGCGAATCAAGGCGCGCGAGGAGGGGCGACTGAGGCGTACTTCATGTACGCCGCAGGGCATCCCCAGACTGAGCACGCGAAGCGTGCGAAGAACCCCGACGAGCAGCGTGACCGAAGGGAACCGCAGTTCCCACGCAGAGTCGCGCGATTTATCGAGGCGCTGACGCTAGGCGGCACGGTCGCGCTCATCCTGGCTGGCGAGCTTCAGGCGCTCGATCAGCTCGTCGAGGCCGCCGTCGAGCACCTGCTGCAGGGCGTGGGTGGTGTAGCCGATCCGGTGGTCGGTGACGCGGCTCTGGGGGAAGTTGTAGGTGCGGATCTTGGCCGAGCGGTCGCCGGTGCCCACCTGCAGCTTGCGGTCGCGGGCGCGCTCCGCCTCCTGCTCGGCGATGCGCAGGTCCAGGAGGCGCGAGCGGAGGACGCCGAGGGCGCGGTCCTTGTTCTTGTGCTGGGACTTCTCGTCCTGGCAGCTCACCACCAGCCCAGTGGGGAGGTGGGTGATGCGCACGGCGGACTCGGTCTTGTTGACGTGCTGCCCGCCGGCGCCGGAGGCGCGGAACACGTCGATACGGATCTCGCCGGGGTCGATCTGCACGTCCACCTCCTCGGCCTCCGGGAGCACGGCCACCGTGGCGGCGGAGGTGTGGATCCGTCCCTGCGTCTCGGTGGCCGGGACGCGCTGCACGCGGTGCACCCCCGACTCGTAGCGGAGGTCTCCGTAGGCGTGGGCGCCGCGGGCCACGAACACGGCGTCCTTCACGCCGCCCATGGTCCCCTCGGACAGGGAGACCAGCTCCACCTGCCAGCCGCGCCCCTCCGCGAAGCGCTGGTACATGCGCAGCAGGTCGCCCGCGAAGAGCGCGGCCTCGTCGCCGCCCGTCCCGGCGCGGATCTCCACGACGGCGTCGCGGTCGTCCAGCGGGTCGCGGGGGACGAGCAGGAGGCGCAGCGCCTCGTCCAGCCGCTCCACCTCGGCGGAAAGCGACTCCGCCTCGGCTGCGGCGAGGGCGCGCATGTCGGCGTCGCCCTCCTCCTCGAGAAGGGCGTGCGCACCGGCGAGCTCCTCCTGCGCGCGGCGGAGCCGCCCCGCCGTCTCGACGATCTGCGAGAGGTGGGTGTGCTCGCGCGAAAGGTCGCGGAGGCGCTTCGAGTCGGCGAGGACCTGGGGGTCGGCGAGGCGCTGGGAAAGCTCCTCGTGCCTGCGCTCGATCTCCCGGATACGGTCGTCCATCACGTCACAAGCGAGAGAGCCGGGGCGTCGGCCCCGGCTCCTTGGTTACTTGGCCGCTTCCGTGCCGGCGTACCGCTGCCGGAACCTCTCGACGCGCCCCGCGGTGTCCATCAGCTTCTGCTTGCCCGTGAAGAACGGGTGGCAGGACGAGCAGACCTCGACGTGGATGTCCTCGGTGGTCGAGCGGGTCTGGAAGTTGTTGCCGCAGGCGCAGTGCACCGTGGCGGTCTT
This region includes:
- a CDS encoding YlbF family regulator; translation: MDAMWERAREVGRLLAQTDEYKALKRANDRLSDDREAVTRMNRLAELQDELALSLHRGAEPSQELQDEYERLVGEIQGNSVYQGLVAAQSNFDRVMTRINEEIARGIEAGAQSRIILPS
- the rpmE gene encoding 50S ribosomal protein L31 translates to MKPDIHPEYKTATVHCACGNNFQTRSTTEDIHVEVCSSCHPFFTGKQKLMDTAGRVERFRQRYAGTEAAK
- a CDS encoding inositol-3-phosphate synthase gives rise to the protein MSNDIKNPRPAGGRLGILLPGLGAVSTTLIAGVELARRGLGRPIGSVTQMGTIRLGKRSEKRSPMIKDFVPLAELNDIVFGAWDPFPDNAYEAARKAGVLDKHEHIEPIADFLKSIEPMPAAFDQRYVKKLEGVHVKPGTSKREWAEALREDIRRFKAEKGCDRLVMVWCGSTEVFIRPGPVHQSLDAFEKALDENDDAIAPSMLYAYAALKEGVPYANGAPNLSVDFPAMLELAAQNEVPVAGKDFKTGQTLMKTVLAPAFKARMLGVDGWYSTNILGNRDGEVLDDPESFKTKEESKLGVLEYILQPEVYPELYGKIYHKVRINYYPPRGDAKEGWDNIDIRGWLDYPMQIKVDFLCRDSILAAPIVLDLALFLDLASRSGMHGIQEWLSFYLKSPMHAEEVYPEHDLFIQQMKLKNTLRWLMGEEQITHLGLEYYLDEVAELAGV
- a CDS encoding NAD(P)H-hydrate dehydratase; the encoded protein is MSDADRERPFAAGGVPVLTADEMRAWDRRAIQERGIPERVLMEAAGRAAAEVVARLHPEGRVVAAVGGGNNGGDALVLLRTLAARGREVAAVQAASGLPDRALLHDWELEVVPASEAAAAFRGAEVVVDGILGTGAKGAPRASAAEVIEAINASGRPVVALDGPSGVDMTTGRAEGAAVRAAVTVTFATPKRGLLLFPGRELAGRVVVVEVGFPPLAPGAAHARAVTEAWVRARLPRVPANAHKGTLGTVCAVAGRSGVGGAAVMVAMGALRAGAGMVRVVSHADNRVVLQQAVPEALFTDRASGEVEDALGIADSIVAGPGMGTGEADLDLLLRVARSGDAPLLLDADAVTLLAREPDLRDEIRAPLLLTPHPGEASRLLACGIPEITSDPFAAAAEIAARFRCTVLLKGAPSLVAAPGEPTLVSVAGHSGIATGGMGDTLSGVAGALLGMGCSPREAGAIGLFLSGRAAEIAGRGRSLLPRDVDAALPNAYAALAADERSELPAALFDLRAAY
- a CDS encoding CDP-alcohol phosphatidyltransferase family protein codes for the protein MGLRNPWVENTVLGLLDPVTDWLVRRGVHPNAITTAGFLVTCSAGLAFHWGSVPLGGLLVLLGGLFDVFDGRVARASGLASAFGSFYDSTLDRISEVVVFLGILSLYNDYRVELGDVGMIYTVLLAMAGSLMVSYTRARAEGLGIDCKVGMMQRPERIVLIGIAALFFGTLWQGLVLKGVLIAMAILTNFTAVQRIVWVYRFTRVPENASPTPPARHEPTRSSNQGQP
- a CDS encoding Minf_1886 family protein codes for the protein MSELVLADVVIDHLRKRYPCYHETAYLFILSGLHYTIERLGETRHITGRELTEGCRDLAIERYGPMARSVLEFWGIRSTRDLGSLVFALVECGVLVKQETDDLDDFDGVYDFSHAFERDYPWAAPRELRG
- the prmC gene encoding peptide chain release factor N(5)-glutamine methyltransferase yields the protein MSSEAERKVWTVMEMVRWTEGYLRERGFENPRLNAELLLAGTLRLKRLDLYLQFDRPLTPEELAEFKVRLRRRAKREPLQYIEGEAAFRDLVLRVDRRVLIPRSETEILVDTVLAWARGREGLHALDVGTGSGAIALSLATEGPFARVAATDVSADALEVARANHAAAAPASPVEFHHGPVYAPVRGQSFDVVVSNPPYVGEAERDSLGAEVRDWEPALALFAGDAGLDVIREIVSGAPEMLRPGGLLALEIGWRQAEAVSELIRAADGLTEPVVRRDLEGRDRIVTAERGNRE
- a CDS encoding YigZ family protein, whose amino-acid sequence is MSAESFVTLAGPGEADTRVRASTFHALAVPVETEEEARAVVAGRAKEMFDAAHHCSAWRLRDGTGRANDAGEPSGSAGAPILAMIDGAGVTDCCVVVTRYFGGTKLGVGGLVRAYGEAAALALEAAPRRAGMRAVRLRVRYPYEHTAAVMRMLERVGADEVEHGYAEGGSLGEVEFAVGAGAEEAVAELLREETAGSVAPERTGETVLYRNEIR
- the prfA gene encoding peptide chain release factor 1 — its product is MDDRIREIERRHEELSQRLADPQVLADSKRLRDLSREHTHLSQIVETAGRLRRAQEELAGAHALLEEEGDADMRALAAAEAESLSAEVERLDEALRLLLVPRDPLDDRDAVVEIRAGTGGDEAALFAGDLLRMYQRFAEGRGWQVELVSLSEGTMGGVKDAVFVARGAHAYGDLRYESGVHRVQRVPATETQGRIHTSAATVAVLPEAEEVDVQIDPGEIRIDVFRASGAGGQHVNKTESAVRITHLPTGLVVSCQDEKSQHKNKDRALGVLRSRLLDLRIAEQEAERARDRKLQVGTGDRSAKIRTYNFPQSRVTDHRIGYTTHALQQVLDGGLDELIERLKLASQDERDRAA